In the genome of Pirellulales bacterium, one region contains:
- a CDS encoding pilus assembly protein: MKLQHATPSHHRHTTRRGALTLEMVLVLPVLLIVVLGVVQLSIMLMANQALGAAASVGARAATLPGATAASVEAAVAGALTPWSFADSVDPVSVSPDPAFAPTGTPLSVTVSVDTNAATPDLLKFIGLSIDGQKLQATYVARKE, encoded by the coding sequence ATGAAGTTACAGCACGCAACACCTTCGCATCACCGCCATACGACTCGCCGCGGTGCGCTGACGCTCGAGATGGTGCTCGTGCTGCCGGTGCTGCTCATCGTCGTGCTTGGCGTCGTGCAGCTCAGCATCATGCTGATGGCCAACCAGGCGTTGGGCGCTGCTGCCAGCGTCGGTGCCCGCGCTGCGACCCTTCCTGGCGCGACCGCCGCGTCGGTCGAGGCCGCCGTGGCCGGCGCCCTGACGCCCTGGAGCTTCGCCGACTCCGTCGATCCGGTGAGCGTCTCGCCCGATCCGGCCTTCGCCCCCACCGGCACGCCCCTGTCGGTCACGGTGAGCGTCGACACGAACGCCGCCACGCCCGACCTGCTGAAATTCATCGGTCTGTCGATCGACGGACAGAAACTGCAAGCGACCTACGTCGCTCGCAAGGAATAG
- a CDS encoding prepilin peptidase, which translates to MSASTILVGAVATYTAAAAVSDFRTRRVPNWLTLPAAIAGLTFHTFAPQGWGIATSLAGLALGFSLLLIPFLLGGGGMGDVKLLAALGAWLGPRLMLAAFAVSMLLATVITLGILAYVAVRRYVLDVEPENVSASGETLVQPRGYFRQALPFAVPLALGTWLLLAWVVTLGASS; encoded by the coding sequence ATGTCCGCCAGCACGATACTTGTGGGAGCCGTGGCGACCTATACGGCCGCTGCCGCCGTGAGTGACTTCCGCACGCGACGCGTGCCGAACTGGCTGACATTGCCCGCCGCGATCGCCGGCCTGACGTTTCACACGTTCGCGCCGCAGGGCTGGGGCATTGCCACTTCGCTCGCCGGCCTGGCCTTGGGCTTCTCGCTGCTCCTGATTCCCTTTCTGCTGGGGGGGGGTGGCATGGGGGATGTGAAGCTGCTGGCGGCGCTCGGCGCCTGGCTCGGCCCGCGACTCATGCTCGCCGCCTTTGCCGTGAGCATGCTGCTCGCCACCGTGATTACGCTCGGCATCCTCGCCTATGTCGCCGTGCGTCGCTACGTGCTCGACGTCGAACCCGAGAACGTCAGCGCCTCGGGTGAAACACTCGTCCAGCCACGGGGCTACTTTCGACAGGCACTCCCCTTCGCCGTGCCGCTGGCCCTTGGCACCTGGTTGCTCCTAGCTTGGGTCGTAACGCTGGGGGCCTCGTCTTAG
- the cpaB gene encoding Flp pilus assembly protein CpaB — MKRISPATVTFAVVTILLGLVAAYSVKRYLAPSAGPRTATAMIVVPRVNLPKFARIREIDVEVLEVPKSRVPAGAVTVASQALYRLCRETVMAGQPILESNLYEVGAAPTLAEQLPPGYRAVTITVDRDNAVDGLVMPESVVDVSLTVQGDHPELEGVATVTLMRKVKVLATSFERFKGEERLNVPIRSVTLSVTPEQANKLILAQRYGSLSVTLRGMVEDDLHLTAASKSDNDNLVNPSDLIKLSPRVDAQKFVRKAQIWRGTSVEEVEFTDSQVQEANAAGGVVDDATAGEPIVPNFAPTAAIRPTGMFAPVSGRSR; from the coding sequence TTGAAACGCATTAGCCCCGCTACCGTCACCTTCGCCGTCGTCACGATCTTGTTGGGCCTGGTGGCGGCGTACTCCGTCAAGCGTTACCTGGCGCCCAGTGCGGGTCCGCGCACGGCCACGGCCATGATCGTCGTGCCGCGCGTCAACCTGCCCAAGTTCGCGCGTATTCGCGAAATCGACGTCGAGGTGCTCGAGGTGCCCAAGTCGCGGGTGCCGGCCGGCGCGGTGACGGTCGCCTCGCAGGCGCTCTACCGGCTATGTCGCGAAACCGTCATGGCGGGCCAACCGATCCTCGAATCGAACTTGTACGAAGTGGGCGCCGCGCCGACCCTGGCCGAGCAACTTCCCCCCGGCTATCGCGCCGTGACCATCACAGTGGATCGCGACAACGCGGTCGATGGCCTCGTGATGCCCGAATCGGTGGTCGACGTCTCGCTGACCGTGCAGGGAGATCATCCCGAGTTGGAAGGCGTGGCTACGGTCACCTTGATGCGCAAGGTGAAAGTGCTGGCGACGAGCTTCGAACGCTTCAAAGGCGAAGAGCGTTTGAATGTGCCCATCCGCAGCGTCACCCTGTCTGTCACGCCGGAGCAGGCGAACAAACTGATTCTGGCCCAACGCTATGGTTCGCTCAGCGTCACCTTGCGTGGCATGGTCGAAGACGATCTGCACCTGACGGCCGCGTCGAAATCGGATAACGACAACCTGGTGAACCCGAGCGATCTGATCAAGCTCAGCCCGCGCGTCGACGCCCAGAAGTTTGTGCGCAAGGCGCAGATCTGGCGCGGCACGTCGGTCGAAGAGGTCGAGTTCACCGACAGCCAGGTGCAAGAGGCCAACGCCGCCGGCGGCGTTGTCGACGATGCCACGGCCGGCGAGCCGATCGTTCCGAACTTTGCCCCCACCGCTGCGATTCGCCCCACGGGCATGTTCGCCCCGGTGTCCGGTCGCTCGCGTTAA